In candidate division KSB1 bacterium, the sequence CGTAACAATGTAATGCAAGGTTTTTGCCGTCAAAGGATCTTTGTGCACCATAGCGTAAATCACCCAAAATCGGAAACCCAATGTGAGCCAATTGTACGCGGATCTGGTGCGGCCTGCCGGTTTTTGGCTCAACATCTAATAATGAATTTTTGTCCTGGTCTGTAATTCCGGTCCATTTAAGCTCAGCATATTTCGAGTTTTGTTTTTCTTTCTTTACAATTTTGGTGGTTTGATTCTCTTTCAATAAATAATCCCTGCACACACCTTCACCTTTACATTTTCCTTCAACGATGGCCAGGTAGAACTTTTTTATAGAATTCTCACGAAATTGGTTTGAAAGACGACTCGCTGCTTTGGATGTCCGGGCTAAAACCATCACTCCGGAAACAGGACGATCCAAACGATGGACCAAGCCTGTGTACACCTTGCCAGGTTTGTTAAATTTGTCTTTTATATAGGATTTACAATAGGACAAAATATCTTCATCGCCGGTTATATCACTTTGTGAAAGAATTCCAGGTGGTTTATTGATCACCAGCAAATGGTTATCCAGGAATAGAATTTTTAGATCCATGAGTATTTAAAACCGACTTTCTTTTAATTCACCGCTTCTAAATCGGTGTTTTAAATAGTGTTTAGAAAGTAGGTTTTTAGAGTTTAACAAAATTACTTAAATTTGATTCTTTGGAAATCGCTGCATTTTCTTTTGTTTGGTTTCCCTGGTTCGATTTTCCAGATATGATCGTATTCTTGTATCAAAAGCCAAGTGGTTTGATCAGACGTGACGATCCCGGCATCCTTATAACATGCTCCTCGTAATCCTGATTTAATTAATAAATACGGGATGATGTTCGAATGAGAGAACAGGACGACAGATTGCTCGGCTCCGAATTCTTTGTTTAGTTTTTTCAAAAATCCATCGATTGCAGATGTATCCATGCAGGCTTTTTCTGTCAGGATTGCAATTTTTTTACTTTCCGATAAGGGAAAAGCAGTGTGCAACGTGCGTGTGGTTGTACTACTGTAAATACCATGGATTTTTTTGGATTTAAAATAATTGGATACTACCGATGCAGTTGCAACGCCATCTGCGCTTAGCGGATGATAAGCATCAAGCTGCCGTCCAACCCATGCAGGAATCTTTTCAGCATGGCGAACCAGGTATATAGTGGGTTGTGCATTTACGTTAATGGATAATAAAACAGCAACAAAATAAATCAGTAAGGCAAAATAAATGTACCTTTTCATAAAAACCTCAATTGTTAATAATCAAAAATATCAGTTTCTTTCGGTGTTTCCTCTTCATGAACCCTAAACCCGATTCCCTCCATCAGCTTCTCATTTTCATCCAACACCTCGACGCGCCACAGACCGGGTTTTGTTCGAACGGAAGAATAAGTTCGCCAGGATTTGGAAATCCCAACTTTTGCTTTCATCGAATGATAATGCTCGTTTTTGTAAAACCACCGAAAAGTGATGATAGTCGATTTTCGTGAATTATAAACACGGACATAACAATAAGCACGTTTATCATTCGAAG encodes:
- a CDS encoding RluA family pseudouridine synthase produces the protein MDLKILFLDNHLLVINKPPGILSQSDITGDEDILSYCKSYIKDKFNKPGKVYTGLVHRLDRPVSGVMVLARTSKAASRLSNQFRENSIKKFYLAIVEGKCKGEGVCRDYLLKENQTTKIVKKEKQNSKYAELKWTGITDQDKNSLLDVEPKTGRPHQIRVQLAHIGFPILGDLRYGAQRSFDGKNLALHCYAIEIEHPVRKEKMKWLAKPPTSWRKYFANDCRIIINRG
- a CDS encoding histidine phosphatase family protein, producing the protein MKRYIYFALLIYFVAVLLSINVNAQPTIYLVRHAEKIPAWVGRQLDAYHPLSADGVATASVVSNYFKSKKIHGIYSSTTTRTLHTAFPLSESKKIAILTEKACMDTSAIDGFLKKLNKEFGAEQSVVLFSHSNIIPYLLIKSGLRGACYKDAGIVTSDQTTWLLIQEYDHIWKIEPGKPNKRKCSDFQRIKFK
- a CDS encoding DUF2914 domain-containing protein; translation: MNSTVQRCFLLVILVFLLFPTILISQDLKKQALTDTLFIKQIVLCTGVRNREPVNIVEMYTSNDKRAYCYVRVYNSRKSTIITFRWFYKNEHYHSMKAKVGISKSWRTYSSVRTKPGLWRVEVLDENEKLMEGIGFRVHEEETPKETDIFDY